The following nucleotide sequence is from Oenanthe melanoleuca isolate GR-GAL-2019-014 chromosome 5, OMel1.0, whole genome shotgun sequence.
aaagaaaaggagaaagggaaaggaaagggggaagaaaggaggagaggaaaaggacaGCCAGACAGAGGCTGGTAAGGGAAGGAAGAACAGGGATTATCTTTGAGTTTGGAAAGCAGGATGTGACCCGCTCACCCAGCAAACTCAAACCGGATGTTATTGCCATGGAAAGGAGAACAAATGGCCTAAAACTTCCAGGCTCCATCCACCCCCTCCTGGCTGGCTCTTTGGCTGTGCCAcatgtttgctcagctggcTGCAAGGACTGCAGCAAGGCTCCTCTGGGGTCTCTGATTTCCAGCACCAGCACGTTTAATCCTCCCTTTGGCACCTAATCTCTACCGCGATCCCTAAGGCAAGAGAAGAGGGACCTCACTAAGGACCCTTCCCTCATTTTCATGCTGTATGCACTGAACTGTGCAACTTCAGAGGGAAAGTGAGAGATTTGTCACCATCCAAGCCTCTAAAAGTAAAATGCAAAGGGTGAGATAGAGcttggcacagggacaggcacccccagctcccagggcagtcCAAGGTGGCACAGAATTGTGAGGAATTCTGCAGCATAAGGGGAACAAGCCTGGGGATGCTCACAGAAACAGTGTGAGGTCACTGCATCCTCTTCAAACATTTCTATCCAGGTCAAACCTCTGAGTAAACCCTGTCCATAAAAAAACAGCATCGCCCCAGACACTTCccacttcttttaaaaaacaaaatacatcaGATTCCAAGGAAGAATGTAATTTGGAGAGACAACTCTGATGCCAACTGCCTCTGTGTCTATCCCAGAGATGAaactggagaagggaaagggattTCACCAAGCTTTGGGACCTGCTTTCCCTAAAAACACTTACTATTCTCTGGGAGAGAGCAAGGAGGGCACTGTGCCTTtctcagccagctgctgctaACTCAAAATGGCCCTTTGGCATTCCCAAAACAGGGATTCAACTCCCATCACAGCAATTCAATCTCTACATCTTTAGCATGGAGAAAATGAGGATAATTCCAGGGCTCTGAAGCTGAGGATGGATATCAGCACCTCTTtgcttcctgctctgcaggaaggctTTTAGACCATCTTCTTCCTCAGGGTCTGAGAttaaagcagctctgccacGCTGGTAGCCCCTCAGTTATTTACTTTAATATTAAATTCCACACATATTTCCTGCTGTCCCAAGGGCAGCTGTGGAGCACATGAGCTGCCAGTGGAGCTGCTCTCAGAGGAGGGCAGCAGAGGCCCCCAGATACCAGCTCATCCCTCCACAAACAGCAGTGGGGTTGTTGTTCcatgtccccaggagcagccaaacTGCTTCCAACAGCTGCAGCAAATGTCTCACCTGAAGCATTTTGGCCTCCCTGCTGTGTGTGGGGATGAGGGTTCAGGCATTAAGACCCTGAAGATCTATCTCAGCCTGCCTGCTCATCAGTTCCATTCCCTGGGAGCGTACCACATTCCCTTCAGAGAGGGTCCCTGTGCTCTCATCTCCCTTCACAGAACGTTGAATCCCATGTTTTAAACTATGATCTCCCTGCCACTGGCAGCAATTCCCAGGACTGCACCAGAAATCCCACACCAGGCAGATGCCAGGCAGCACCTCCTCCAGAGGAGCAGTGAAACAATCCACTCCCCTTGTCAAGGATCagccacaggaaggaaaaaaccacagCTGGGACAAATTGATCCCAGATTCTGATGTTAAGAAAGTGTCAAAGAAAGCACAAGAGAAGGTTGGTTATTACAGGAGCCTGGGTCTCCAGCTACTCTTACCTGCAAGGATTAGACCTCTCCACAGTGTCCCACAGCTGCCTAAAGGATGGAAGACCAGTTCATTAAGAAAAGATTTTGATTCAGAGCCTCACAGAAGGGGAATGTCCTAAAGACCTGACTAGAGGCATTGAGGAGGTGGTGGAAGGGAAGGATGGGCACAattgggaaggagcagaaaagggACTAAGGACCCtaggaaaacagagagaaggagTCCCCTGTCTTGGTGGAAGCTTGAGGACAAGGCAAGGACCCATGTTTCCCAGGATCTCATGCAAGCAAGCACTGTGACAGCTCTCAagcactgctggaaaagcaaGAGCAAAAGAAAGCGAACACAGGGAATGAGTCTTGGAGAGCCAGTGGCAGAGTGGAAATCCCCAGCATCCAAACCACAGCCGGAAGAGGTGGCAAACTTATCCACGGACAGCAAGGGATGACGGGGAAACATCCTGTGAGAGCCAGGCAGAGCATGGACTGGGTGTTTCACTGACCTAGGGAAGAGAGGGCAGCCCCCAAGCACGCTGTGTTTTACAGCCTTGGTGGAAAATTCCAGCCCTGCATAATCTTCTGGGGTTCCTGTAAGATTGTGACACGGAGAGGGGGACCAAACAGGAAAGAATTAGAGGAAAAATGCCTCTCTTCTGGCAGCCaccatggctgtgccaggagttagcagcagcagagcagccagccctgcctccccctcctccGGCCGCCTCTATAAACACGCAGGGCTTACTCAGAAGATTAGGAAGGAACAGGGCAAAAGACAACAGAGTCTCTTTTGTAATGAGGAGGGATTACGGCATCAAGTGACCGGCTGCAGCTCCCAAGTGGGTCTCCGGCTCCTTACACCGTGTGGGGCAGGTCCAATCCCCCATGAACCAAGGGGGCACGAGGAGGTGGGTGGTGGCCCGGGCCACAAAGGACCCAGCGAGGACACATGCAGGACCAAACCTCCCCAGCCTCCAGCACGGCTCAGGAGCCCATGACTGTGAGTATCTGATCATCctaacagcagcaggaggatcaCTCTCTCCTGCAGAGATCCATCTTCCTGCCTATCCGTGACCTCCTCTGCCTCCGTCCCTCTTCTCTGTCTGCTCGTGCTCCTGCTCGGGTCTGTTTGCGGTGGGTGATGCACCTGATGTCCCAGAATCTTGCCTGCTGTGGGCTCCCACAACTGAATTCCAGGTCAGTCGACTTCCAAGTGTGTTGGTTAGTCCAGAGGGATGAGGAGGGTATGCAGGTAGTGACAGGTAGCAGCTCCCTGGGTGGGCTCTTCCTGCCCGTCCCAACTCTGGAGTGCCAGTGAGCCACCTCCAACCATGGAGCTCAGCCACAACgtggcagctgcccagggacatcccaggctggcaggtgggcagggaggtgtCTTAACcattcagggctggagggaaaTGCACTGGGAAAAGCCCCATATCCCAGATGAGCAGAACGGAGTAGAGGTGGGTGACATCCATTATTTGCATGGACAAGAGCTGGAGTTTTCCTTCTTTGGTAAAAAAAGGGGATCTGTATTTGAATTACGCAATGAAGAATCTCCCTGAATGCTTTCGGGCCCCAAAGCCCAGAGAAAAGATGCAGCTTTGTGTAAGGGGCCCCAAAAATGCATGGGGTTTTAGgtatgcttttcttttctggacAGCCTGTGTGTGCAACCTCTGGGGCAGGTGAAACCCACTCTTCCAACTTCTGTGCCCAGAAATCCGTATGGAATGTGCACGAGGATTTACTGAAATGGGCATTTGTGCATCTGGGGACGgggacagctctgcttctctctATCGCCCTTAACAGGGGACTCAGGGATGTGAGTTACAACAGGGAAACCCGAAGGAGGAGCAGCACCCAAAAGCCAAACCCAGGACAAAGACGCTGCTTGGTTGAAATAGCCAAAAATCCAGACTTTGCTGGTttttgtcacagcagcagctcattgGGACCTGAGTTGTCCCCGCCTAAGAGTAAATCTTTCACTGGGATGcttaaatgagaaacaaatgaGGAATATGGGCCCAAATTCACCTGCCTTCAGCTGCTTCAGGGTATGAATTGTCCCTTGAAGTGCTTCTTCATCCCCCATCATTCAGGGAAGAGCCCAATGTCCCATAGTCATTAACATTATTACCTCTGTTAAATAGCAATGCCTGGTGACATGGATTCAGAAATATCAATAGTTTCACACTGGATAATTATTTCTAACCCAAGAAGTCAATCACCAATCTGCCTGGCATGGATAACACTGGTGTCTTGTTGgggtgtttttaaaataaattcaggtTTATGCAACTATGAGTCTGATTATTAAATGATTATATAGAATTATTTATGCAAGTTAGACTAGAAGTGAAATGGGGATGCTGCATGTCTAGGGAGCATTTCAGGAGCCTGAGTGCCTATTTTTCAGCCACTGTGATTTATTGTGCAACATATGGTTAAAGGAGAGGGGAGGTGGAGCTCCCGGAATTTGGGCCCTGTGAGCCTGGCCCAACTCCATCCCACGGATCTCCAACAGGgaaggctgctctgcctgcaggattAGGACCAGCAGAGTGCAGACAGCTATCCTTCCTGGGATGCCTTCATCTGGATCAGTCCCAAGAAATCTTTCTggggtttttcctttcctttgggttgggtattttttttccagcagtatTCCAGGAACATGTTTCCCAGGAAGTAGGTTTACAGAAACATATTTGCAACAAAAACTATATTAAGATAATTACTGGGATAAGCATAAACTTTGGAGGTTGTGACCCTGAGATTAATTTTACCACAAGTGTTCTGTGGAAGGGGGTGGCACGTGGGCTTTGTCCTCTCCAGCCAACCAGCCCCACTTGAATGCTGACAAAAATCAAACACTAAAAACAAAGGGATCCACCAAAAAATACATCCTTCATCACTATAACTGCCTCAAGAACAGAGAAAAGATGGCAAACTCATCAAATTAATTGCCTGCCTTTGATTGCCTCCTggttctctgtgctgctgcctccatctTACCTGGCCTTTGATCTCAGCtcattctgttttctccttcctttccatcTTGCTTGGTGGGACACTTGCAttgtccctgtgtccttctCCTGCTCAAGCTCCAAGCCCTGCTTGTCGTGTGcctgcacaggagctgtgatGACTGTGACCTACACCAACCGCGTGGCTGATGCCCGCCTGGGCaccttctcccagctcctgctccagtggaAAGGCAGCATCTACAAACTGCTCTACTCCGAGTTCCTGATCTTCATCTCACTCTACTTCACCATCAGCCTTGTCTATAGGTGAGCAACTTCACCCCCATGTCCTGGCCTGGGGCAGGACACGGGAGAAACACAGGACTGGGGCAGGGATCCTGCTGGACAGGCACTTGCCAGACTCTGCTcacaggagggaaggggaggggagaaggaagagggagaACTGCTTCTGTTTGTCCCTTTTAGGCTGATCCTGAGCGAGAGCCAAAGGCTGATGTTCGAGAAGCTGGCACTGTACTGTAACAGCTACGCCGAGCTAATCCCTGTGTCCTTCGTGCTGGGTAAGGAGCTGTCTGGAatccagcagggaggggaatgggacagcatttctgctccttggttctgcagagctctactggcagagcagctccctccctctgcctttgTAAAACTCCTCAAGTGGGATATATCTTTTATTGTCACAGCCGTGAGtgtctcccagcacaggagggcaAACTCCAAGTGGCACCAGATATGCCCAGGGAATTTGTGGCTGCCTCATTCCTGGAGTTTTCAAGGCCATATTGggtggagctctgagcaacctggtctagtagatgtccctgtccacagcagggctggaatgagatcatctttaaggttccttccaacctaaactgTTCTGATTCTATTAGCATGGAGGACTGAATTCCCCTCCAGACGttcctgcatccatccctctgtgaggaggagaagaggagagCAGACGGAGTGGGAGGGAGTTCTTTTCAGATGCCTGACTCTCTCAGCTCCGCTCTAGGTTTCTATGTGGCCCTGGTGGTGTCCCGCTGGTGGGCCCAGTACGAGAGCATCCCATGGCCAGACCGGATCATGACCCTGGTGTCCTGCAATGTGGATGGGGAGGACGAGTACGGGAGGCTCCTGCGCCGCACCCTGATGCGCTACAGCAACCTGGTCAGTGTGCTGATCCTGCGCTCCGTCAGCACCGCCGTCTACAAGCGCTTCCCCAGCATGGAGCACGTCGTGAGGGCAGGTCAGCACtactcctgctgctcctctaGGGGCAGGGGCCCTGGGAAAGGTTCTTTGGAAACAGGTTGGTGCTGTTCCCTCAGGGCAGGTGGGAATTTGAGTCCCAGGTCTCTGAGTTTAACTGCTGGGCACCCTGAATCTTCCTGGGAGATGCTCCTCAAGGTGCAGCAGTTCCCAGTCTGCCCACATTGTCTGGGTTCCCTTGGCAATCCACAGAGATGTGATATTGTTGGCCTcctaaaaagaaaaggcagttcAGGGACACAAATGATCCCATTCTCAACAAGTATCTATGGACACCAGACAGCTGCACCTTCAGCAGTGCTTTGTCTCCCTGATGGCTCTGATCTGATGTGCTGCAGACATCCAGAGCGaaatcccattatcccacctCCATGATTCAGTGTTTTAACAAGGAGACTTGTCCTTCTGCATGTCTCCCCAAGTTCTGAGTCTTTACTGGGATTTTTAGGGAGAGCCAAGGCATCCACCCAAGATTcagatgttttcatttcagaccAGATCAGTTCCTTCTGCCCTTTATGTCCATCCCTTTCCCATGTGCTCTTTCCCATCCAGGCCTCATGACACCAGAAGAGCACAAGAAGTTTGAGAGCTTGAATTCCCCCCACAACAAGTTTTGGATCCCATGTGTGTGGTTCTCCAACCTGGCCGTGAAGGCGAGGAATGATGGGAGGATCCGGGACAGCGTGCTGCTCCAAGGCATCCTGAATGTGAGTGACAGAGGGGCAGGCAGGTCTTGGAGGTCCTGGGGAATGGAAGGCACCTGTGAAGCAGGTCCTTGACACATTCCAATGTCAGTGGAGGTTTCTAGGATACAGATGGAAAGCCACAAGGAAGAATGTATCTAGAAGTCTAGGAAAGGTCAAAAACATCCTCAGCAACTGAGGTCCTGTAGAaaactttgctttaaaaagtcTTGGATAGTTTTGGGCAACAGGCCATGCTGCACAGGCAAGACCTGGCAAcaatccctgcccagctgcacagaaaaaggctctggagcagctcatCCTTCTTGGTATTCATGTGCAGAGAAAGTCACGTGTGGTTTCTCTTGCCTGGAGCAGGATTCATCTTCtcacagagagagaaatctcCCTCTGGGATATTTATCTATagacaggagagagaaatggATGCTCCTGAGAGTATTTTTGGCCTCACCTGTTGTCTGCTCATTTTGTGAGAAGAAACTCTACTGTGAAGTGAGCTAGGAAAGTATCTTGGGCTCAGGGGGATACACCCAAGCAGCAGGGAATTCCTCCAGTGCTGAGACTGAGTCCCCCATCCAGAGAAGGTATAAGCAGAAGGGAAACGGCTGGAGCACTGGAGGACAGTGGTGCTGGAGAGACTCTGCAAGGAGATGGGAAGTTATCCTGACATGTCATTCCTTTCTCCCCACTGCAGGAGCTCAACACCTTGCGCAGCCAGTGCGGGAAACTCTACGGATATGACTGGATCAGCATCCCCCTGGTCTACACCCAGGTGAGAAGGGAATCCCAACACCCATTGCTCCACCACTGCCTGTGCACATCCCCACTTATATCCACACCTGGAACcctggaatagtttgggttggaagggatcataAAGCTcatccagggacaccttccactatcccaggctgctccaagccctgtccaacctaGTCTTGGGtgcttccagggatgcagcagccacagcttctctggaaaacctgtgccagggactcACATCCTCTTAGTAAATAATTCCTTCCTCATATGTAATGTAGACATGCCCTCtatcagtttaaaaccattgctCCTTGTGATGTCACTATCTGCCTGTGTAGAAAgtccctcttcctcctttgcATAAGATCCTTTAAAGCACTAGAAGGCCACAGCCTCCTCAAAACCTCATATCCAagctgaacaaccccagctctctcagcctatCTTTGTAGAAGTGCTTCATACCTGACCCACCCATGAAAATTCAGGATACTCTTGAATCCCTCATCCACAACATCATCTCTTCCATTGGTACCTCAGCACACACCCAGCCCAACCTCCTTTCCCTACCTCGGACACATTCACCTCTCCAGAAATAACCTCTATCCAGGGGTAACAAATTCACGCAGATCCATGGAAAACACAGGAACACAGACACACTCCCTGCACCACCTTGCAGGGATCACATCCCAGGAAGGTTGTGCCAGGTGTGTACTCAGCTGTTTCTCAACCCAGGCAGACACCTTGGCACCACCTTGCTCCTTTGTCTCCTACAATCCAGCTGCTCAGATAACAGGTATGCCCTTCACCAtgaaacaggagctgctgctgctgctctggcagtgccagaCATTAACGGGGAACACATTGGGAAAGTGTATTCTGGTTCTGAACCCCCTTGTTGGTATCAAGGGACCATGTGAGAGTCTTGGTTACTTTGAAACTTGAAAAGGGGAAGTTTCAAGAAAAGCGCAAAGCTCAGCATAGCCTGAAATCTAGGCTGGCAAATATTAATAAAAGCTCAGCATGagaagcaggaaggaaggagcaaATAGCAATCAATGCCAGGGTTCCCTTACTGGACTTGGAAGCAGCCTGCCAGCATGAGACAGCTTCCAGCTCACCCAGGATATCATGTGTTTGCTGCTGCCACTGGCCTGTGACACCTGCACAGATACCATTCAAGGGACAGCACAGAGTGTAGGTATAAgctgaagggaaaagggaatgtCTGTAGCTTTCTGCAGGGAAATCCTCCTGCAAAGAGCCTGTCAGAACTGAACCCAAGGCTTTCCAGAGGCTACAGAGCCTGGCTTTGGAGCTGTGTGGGGTGAAACTGAAGGGAGGTGCTGGGAACTCACACTTGCCCTGGTGTGCCCCTTGGCATCCTTCCCAGGTGGTGACCGTGGCTGTTTACAGCTTCTTCCTGGCCTGCCTGATTGGGAGGCAATTCCTGGATCCAGAGAAAGCATATCCTGGCCATGAGCTGGATCTCTTCGTGCCCGTCTTTACATTTTTGCAATTCTTCTTCTACGCTGGCTGGTTAAAGGTAAGTCCAAGAAAAcatggctggagctggaaaCTGACCCAGCCAAGGGTTTTTCCCCAGTGTGAGCTCACCAGGAATCCAGCCAATAGGGGCTGAGGGAACTGCCAGGGCTTTCTAATTTTCCAGCTGTCTCATTCTGGACACCATCTGTACTTTTCCTAGGCTTTGGTCCTTactagaggggaaaaaaggagttCCTGAAGTTGCGGGACAGCTGTGTGAACAGGGGGAAGTTATTACAAATTCCAGTGTCTCCCAGCCCTTGGGATGCCTCCACTTTTAACCCACCCACTTTTGGGAGGAAAAACAGGGCTTGGAACTCAAGGGACATCACACCTGACTTCtctctgcagggaaaggagcagtggtgacctttttctgtgtgctttccACGTGCAGGTGGCCGAGCAGCTCATCAACCCTTTTGGGGAGGATGATGATGACTTTGAATCCAACTGGCTTATCGACAGAAACCTGCAGGTAAAGGGGAGGAATATTTGCCAAGTGAGCCTCACCTGAAGAGGAACACCAAGGCAGGACAGTGACCAAATTCTCCTGCCACacctctgccccctccccttcctgccTGTGATGGGAGAGATTCCCCCCCAGTCCACATCAGGGAATTTGGGGCTTCTGGCAAATCATTGTACAGAGAGGCTGCCTGCAGCTTCAGTCCATGCTCTGGCACatgggatggatccaggctgCTCATTTCAGGCCTCAGCTGCCTTTGAATGATACATcattcctgcctctcctgggcTTTCCTACTCTGTGTCATTGTATAACCGCCTCCCTCCCCTGCATTCTGCCATGCAGTAACTCCACACCTCCCACCCTTCTGTCCTAATGAGCCTGTTGCTTTCCTGTCTCCTTCAGCTCTATTTTCCCTCCAATTAATCAAATCTCTGTGAGAAACAACCCAAATGACAGGAAACCACAGCAACCCCAGCCACTTGCTTGGCTTCCGTGTTGCACCgcttcctccagctctgtgttCCTTTGTCTCTTGATAACAGGCACACAAAAGGCTGTTCACTCCGTGTGAcattcctgctgtcccctgcaggtCTCCCTCATGGCAGTGGATGAGATGCACCAGGATTTACCCATTCTGGAGAAGGATCTGTACTGGAACGAGCCCGATCCCCAGCCACCCTACACTGCAGCCACTGCCGAGTACAAGCGCCCATCCTTCCTGGGCTCCACTTTTGACATCAGGTGAGTCCAGGGACAGAGTGGCACAACACCTGAATCAGGTCTTGTGTAGGACATTACACCTGAGGAGATTTAGGCTTATCCACAACAGCCAACATTCTCCATGGAAAAGGATAAAACTAACCTCTTTTCCTCACCTGTATGATGAGCATTTCTGTTTTGGGGGCTAATGGCAATACAAGAAGAGGCTTGCTActggcagcagcattcccagtgcaGCCAGCCTCTCCAGGACatctctcccctccctctgtGGCTGTATAACAGTCGACTTTGCCTTTCCCAgcatgcagaaggaagagatggagttccagcccctggagcagatTAAAGAGAACGAGGAGGCTAACCACTCCACTCCCCTGCTGGGACACCTGGGCCGCCTTCTGGGTGTCCAGTCCCCAAACTTCTCCAGGTCCTCTTCCCGGATGAACCTGCTGCGCCGGCGAGGAGATCCTGCATCGCCCTTCTCCCATTATACCTACCAGGACATGGGGAAGGCTGGAAGTCCTTGTGGCATCAATCAG
It contains:
- the LOC130253523 gene encoding bestrophin-1-like, with the protein product MTVTYTNRVADARLGTFSQLLLQWKGSIYKLLYSEFLIFISLYFTISLVYRLILSESQRLMFEKLALYCNSYAELIPVSFVLGFYVALVVSRWWAQYESIPWPDRIMTLVSCNVDGEDEYGRLLRRTLMRYSNLVSVLILRSVSTAVYKRFPSMEHVVRAGLMTPEEHKKFESLNSPHNKFWIPCVWFSNLAVKARNDGRIRDSVLLQGILNELNTLRSQCGKLYGYDWISIPLVYTQVVTVAVYSFFLACLIGRQFLDPEKAYPGHELDLFVPVFTFLQFFFYAGWLKVAEQLINPFGEDDDDFESNWLIDRNLQVSLMAVDEMHQDLPILEKDLYWNEPDPQPPYTAATAEYKRPSFLGSTFDISMQKEEMEFQPLEQIKENEEANHSTPLLGHLGRLLGVQSPNFSRSSSRMNLLRRRGDPASPFSHYTYQDMGKAGSPCGINQPRGDSQEQWDNEEGKLREFDAFMSTPFYERPGFYSAPQTPISSIPMIFPSRRQGRKKPPALSSITACSTSLRDVIVNASPSRASDVDKSQSSLGSAAKETFVWPTERSKGSDSMAVMVEEGKSSSREAATTGSPGAQSTASNSPKFPFLPEHPEHEKQGNFRSLKSSKASRPPWLNLESTASATPNSEHSSAFHTPSNKTPGGSASLCFSFTPVTSPALERSHKGNLGPEARSLSFEDAASAPDQHPEGSRNMRDTGNGNPNPPAPKEPRRAESPSPNDSGISLAEGDYVGLMEVILEASESPGEEQMDQYS